The following is a genomic window from Tachysurus fulvidraco isolate hzauxx_2018 chromosome 24, HZAU_PFXX_2.0, whole genome shotgun sequence.
CAATCTCTCAAATAGCTCATCTGTATAAAAAGACCTGCCTTATTAATCATCAAACCTGCTGATGATAAAAGTGCATTTCTACGATTAAGTGTAAGTTGCATGTCTACCGAAATCTGATAAAGCATCACTGATAATGTTCCAAACTGCTCCAAAAAAACCACCTAACATACCACCCAGTACTGCACCGACCGCTGCTCCTACGGCCATACCCGGATACCCCATCGCCCCCGCTAATATTGTCCCTGCAAACGCTCCTTTCCCTACAGCCGCTGCATAATCGACAAGTCTGAGAGTAAAGCCGAGTCTGTCTGCGATCAGCATCTCTGCCTTTTCCCTGTTCTCTAACCTGATCTTTTCTTTATACTGCTCAATTTCCCGTTCCAGCTCATCCCGAGAATACTTTTTCTTCAGTTCCTCCACCATTGCATTGACCTCCTTCTTTCTCTGATCTTGGaggattttttcttctttcatgaTTCGTTTTTCAGCATCTTCAAACTCTGGATTAGAAAAAATCCCATGATCTTCCACCATCTTGTCTATTTTCTCAAACAGCTCCATTGTAACGTCACCACCACTCGTGTTCTTCGTTCTGCTGAAGAAGAGGCATCTTTGGCCGCAGTTGTTAAGAAGCTCatttaagtgtttatttttcttcacactGTCTTCAATCTGCTTGGTCAACTGCTGTTCTTCATGGTACAAAACCACCATTGTGTTCTTTAAGATTTTATCTCCAAAGTACTTCACTAACTGTTTAAAAACGTCGTTCACATTCGGTGGGATCTCAGACGGGTTTAGTGTAAACAGGACGGCGTGTGGCCCTGGACAGGAGAAACAGACCGCCTTCTTCAGCTCTTTTTttgacatgtagtgaaataaatcatgaTCAATAAGATTTGGGGTGTTAATCAGTGTCACATTTCTTTCAAGGATCTTCCCAGAGGTTTTAGTAGTTAGTTTAGTGTCTTTATCATCGTGAAACACCTTTCTCTGCAGGATCGACTCAGTGACAGAGAACTGATGATGACCAGAGCTTCCACATATGATAATTCTCACTGGAAATCAGGTTTTAGTAGAGAACCATTAGTTTTATGTACAATAAACATATTCAAATACATGTAATCGATTAATTAAAGGATAATAATATTCTTATTAAAGGAAGCCTCCATCCCAGACTGCCTTAACGGCAATAAAATAGATGATGCGGAATcgaattacaaataaaacactggacgtcaatgaaaatgaaatgttacTTATAAAGATTTGTCATCATAAATCAATAATGGAGGATTTTTCATTTAACTCCAgcaataataatttattgtttaCTTACTAGAAGGCGGTTCCAAAATGCTACTCCTGCGTTTTCTCTTTACAGGAGGCCTGTCTGGCAGTGCACCTGAAAGGCATGAGGAAAGTATttagaaacataaacaatatattatacagtGATCCCCACAAAATTAGACCATTTTCTCACCTTCAGCTACTTTCATCTT
Proteins encoded in this region:
- the si:dkey-120c6.5 gene encoding GTPase IMAP family member 7 isoform X2 translates to MRIIICGSSGHHQFSVTESILQRKVFHDDKDTKLTTKTSGKILERNVTLINTPNLIDHDLFHYMSKKELKKAVCFSCPGPHAVLFTLNPSEIPPNVNDVFKQLVKYFGDKILKNTMVVLYHEEQQLTKQIEDSVKKNKHLNELLNNCGQRCLFFSRTKNTSGGDVTMELFEKIDKMVEDHGIFSNPEFEDAEKRIMKEEKILQDQRKKEVNAMVEELKKKYSRDELEREIEQYKEKIRLENREKAEMLIADRLGFTLRLVDYAAAVGKGAFAGTILAGAMGYPGMAVGAAVGAVLGGMLGGFFGAVWNIISDALSDFGRHATYT
- the si:dkey-120c6.5 gene encoding GTPase IMAP family member 7 isoform X1; translated protein: MSKIPKMKVAEGALPDRPPVKRKRRSSILEPPSMRIIICGSSGHHQFSVTESILQRKVFHDDKDTKLTTKTSGKILERNVTLINTPNLIDHDLFHYMSKKELKKAVCFSCPGPHAVLFTLNPSEIPPNVNDVFKQLVKYFGDKILKNTMVVLYHEEQQLTKQIEDSVKKNKHLNELLNNCGQRCLFFSRTKNTSGGDVTMELFEKIDKMVEDHGIFSNPEFEDAEKRIMKEEKILQDQRKKEVNAMVEELKKKYSRDELEREIEQYKEKIRLENREKAEMLIADRLGFTLRLVDYAAAVGKGAFAGTILAGAMGYPGMAVGAAVGAVLGGMLGGFFGAVWNIISDALSDFGRHATYT